In Macadamia integrifolia cultivar HAES 741 chromosome 1, SCU_Mint_v3, whole genome shotgun sequence, a single window of DNA contains:
- the LOC122084549 gene encoding probable E3 ubiquitin-protein ligase DDB_G0283893, with protein MQLHKTDFRPDGEEHQHVNEGSDSHAFGETPVKFDGIERGSNGDKSEQENDDYFHDDDDEIEDEEEEEELDELGSVAGEDGDFTQQPFSYAKNYLQELFGNFPSAGASRPDVDTSDGEYQIYEQDSSDND; from the exons ATGCAACTTCATAAAACGGACTTCAGGCCTGATGGAGAAGAACATCAACATGTTAATGAAG GTTCAGATAGTCATGCTTTCGGGGAAACACCAGTGAAATTTGATGGTATAGAAAGGGGCAGCAATGGTGATAAAAGTGAACAAGAAAATGACGATTActttcatgatgatgatgatgaaattgaggatgaggaagaggaggaagaattAGATGAACTTGGGTCAGTG GCTGGTGAAGATGGTGATTTTACTCAGCAACCGTTTTCTT ATGCCAAGAACTACTTGCAAGAGCTTTTTGGTAATTTTCCATCAGCAGGAGCAAGTAGGCCAGACGTTGATACCAGCGATGGAGAATATCAGATATATGAGCAAGACAGCAGTGACAATGATTGA